Proteins from one Juglans microcarpa x Juglans regia isolate MS1-56 chromosome 1S, Jm3101_v1.0, whole genome shotgun sequence genomic window:
- the LOC121247166 gene encoding probable WRKY transcription factor 7 isoform X1, translating into MAVDFMMEYRNNNKNSDFRAKMEDNAVQEAASGLESVEKLIRLLSQSQQQYLSSSSSSSSSKPSMEMEMDCKAVADVAVSKFKKVISLLGRTRTGHARFRRAPLGSQIEDKEKASEPDRVYYATPIQQIPPLPHHNLNNQYQYSDSLMPKKGVIDRKDASTTINFSYSSAPTSFMSSLTGDIDSKQPSCSSAFQITNLSQLSSVGKPPLSSSTSLKRKCSSETLGSGKCGGSSGRCHCSKKSRKLRMKRVVRVPAISLKMADIPPDDFSWRKYGQKPIKGSPHPRGYYKCSSVRGCPARKHVERALDDPSMLVVTYEGEHNHSLPVTDATSLILESS; encoded by the exons ATGGCGGTGGATTTCATGATGGAGTATaggaacaacaacaaaaacagcGATTTCAGAGCGAAAATGGAAGACAACGCCGTACAGGAAGCGGCGTCTGGCCTCGAGAGCGTCGAAAAGCTTATCAGATTGCTTTCGCAGAGCCAGCAGCAATACCTATCTTCGTCGTCCTCGTCCTCGAGTTCGAAGCCGTCCATGGAAATGGAGATGGACTGCAAGGCTGTGGCGGACGTTGCCGTCTCCAAGTTCAAGAAGGTTATTTCTCTTCTGGGTCGGACCCGGACTGGCCACGCTCGCTTCAGAAGAGCCCCTTTGGGTTCCCAAATCGAAGATAAAGAGAAGGCTTCTGAGCCCGACAGAGTTTACTACGCGACTCCGATCCAGCAGATCCCACCTCTTCCTCACCACAATCTGAATAATCAGTACCAGTACAGCGACTCTTTGATGCCTAAAAAGGGTGTCATCGACAGGAAGGACGCGTCCACcacaattaatttttcttactCCTCTGCTCCGACCTCGTTCATGTCGTCTTTGACTGGCGACATAGACAGCAAGCAGCCATCTTGTTCTTCGGCTTTTCAAATCACGAATCTGTCCCAGCTTTCCTCCGTGGGAAAGCCACCTTTGTCTTCGTCAACCTCCTTGAAGAGAAAGTGTAGCTCCGAAACTTTGGGTTCCGGCAAGTGCGGTGGCTCCTCCGGCCGATGCCATTGCTCCAAGAAAAG CAGAAAGTTGAGGATGAAGAGGGTGGTGAGGGTTCCGGCGATTAGCTTGAAGATGGCTGATATTCCACCGGACGATTTTTCTTGGAGGAAATATGGACAGAAGCCGATTAAGGGTTCTCCTCATCCAAG GGGTTACTACAAGTGCAGCAGCGTTAGAGGGTGTCCAGCACGTAAACACGTTGAGAGAGCACTGGATGATCCATCTATGCTGGTTGTGACCTACGAAGGCGAGCACAACCACTCTCTCCCTGTTACCGATGCTACCAGTCTCATCTTAGAATCGTCTTGA
- the LOC121247166 gene encoding probable WRKY transcription factor 7 isoform X2, giving the protein MAVDFMMEYRNNNKNSDFRAKMEDNAVQEAASGLESVEKLIRLLSQSQQQYLSSSSSSSSSKPSMEMEMDCKAVADVAVSKFKKVISLLGRTRTGHARFRRAPLGSQIEDKEKASEPDRVYYATPIQQIPPLPHHNLNNQYQYSDSLMPKKGVIDRKDASTTINFSYSSAPTSFMSSLTGDIDSKQPSCSSAFQITNLSQLSSVGKPPLSSSTSLKRKCSSETLGSGKCGGSSGRCHCSKKRKLRMKRVVRVPAISLKMADIPPDDFSWRKYGQKPIKGSPHPRGYYKCSSVRGCPARKHVERALDDPSMLVVTYEGEHNHSLPVTDATSLILESS; this is encoded by the exons ATGGCGGTGGATTTCATGATGGAGTATaggaacaacaacaaaaacagcGATTTCAGAGCGAAAATGGAAGACAACGCCGTACAGGAAGCGGCGTCTGGCCTCGAGAGCGTCGAAAAGCTTATCAGATTGCTTTCGCAGAGCCAGCAGCAATACCTATCTTCGTCGTCCTCGTCCTCGAGTTCGAAGCCGTCCATGGAAATGGAGATGGACTGCAAGGCTGTGGCGGACGTTGCCGTCTCCAAGTTCAAGAAGGTTATTTCTCTTCTGGGTCGGACCCGGACTGGCCACGCTCGCTTCAGAAGAGCCCCTTTGGGTTCCCAAATCGAAGATAAAGAGAAGGCTTCTGAGCCCGACAGAGTTTACTACGCGACTCCGATCCAGCAGATCCCACCTCTTCCTCACCACAATCTGAATAATCAGTACCAGTACAGCGACTCTTTGATGCCTAAAAAGGGTGTCATCGACAGGAAGGACGCGTCCACcacaattaatttttcttactCCTCTGCTCCGACCTCGTTCATGTCGTCTTTGACTGGCGACATAGACAGCAAGCAGCCATCTTGTTCTTCGGCTTTTCAAATCACGAATCTGTCCCAGCTTTCCTCCGTGGGAAAGCCACCTTTGTCTTCGTCAACCTCCTTGAAGAGAAAGTGTAGCTCCGAAACTTTGGGTTCCGGCAAGTGCGGTGGCTCCTCCGGCCGATGCCATTGCTCCAAGAAAAG AAAGTTGAGGATGAAGAGGGTGGTGAGGGTTCCGGCGATTAGCTTGAAGATGGCTGATATTCCACCGGACGATTTTTCTTGGAGGAAATATGGACAGAAGCCGATTAAGGGTTCTCCTCATCCAAG GGGTTACTACAAGTGCAGCAGCGTTAGAGGGTGTCCAGCACGTAAACACGTTGAGAGAGCACTGGATGATCCATCTATGCTGGTTGTGACCTACGAAGGCGAGCACAACCACTCTCTCCCTGTTACCGATGCTACCAGTCTCATCTTAGAATCGTCTTGA